A window of Carassius carassius chromosome 44, fCarCar2.1, whole genome shotgun sequence contains these coding sequences:
- the LOC132126082 gene encoding MYND-type zinc finger-containing chromatin reader ZMYND8-like isoform X3, which translates to MHPQSLVEGGGKESDATEGMEIATRSKVSDQGSAERTVPKRKVSSPPHSSNGHSPSETSSSPVKKKKKPGAVNNSKDQSELRHGPFYYVKQPALTTDPVDVVPQDGRNDFYCWVCHREGQVLCCELCPRVYHAKCLKLAAEPEGDWFCPECEKITVAECIETQSKAMTMLTLDQLSFLLKFALQKMKQPGTEPFQKPVSLEQHPDYAEYIFHPMDLCTLEKNIKKKMYGSTEAFLADVKWILHNCIIYNGGNHKLTATAKVIVKICEHEMNEIEVCPECYLSACQKRDNWFCEPCSNPHPLVWAKLKGFPFWPAKALRDKDGQVDARFFGQHDRAWVPINNCYLMSKEIPFSVKKTKSIFNSAMQEMEVYVENIRKKFGVFNYAPFRTPYTPENQFQMLLDPANPSAGFVKPEKQEKIKFSFDVTASPKLLVGKSMVSSGNLGSGRGRRISMSDIPRSPMSTNSSAHTGSDGEQETAEKGHVRAALPHYNTGEESVDCTASPAPPRAGLTGNTLESPKPFHSLAPSTPVKQEKTPTTGSILNLNLDRSKAEMDLKELSESVQQQQQQGVQPSLTSPKRQIRSRFQLNLDKTIESCKAQLGIDEISEDVYKGVQHSDSEESDKSDCSDSEYGSEDEQKSKSSQDDKNAVDDKNEKEPPKKKSKPSLATAEEKDSSTESVATASTTTKGETSQKTSTPEPIAKDKPGMDSEKEPPAPPDSREKPKGSEEAMQLASVDVDSDSERELVIDLGEEQAGKERKRNKKDSAAVTALKEPTASKPEGKATPISSSLTQPQISTVLSSSQTVKDPSQSPLALPLNIIPLTAAPTSTTLTSSTLPITSASTANSSSPISTNTVKKQRPLLPRETVPVVQQAVVWNPTTKFQTSSQKWHMQKVHRQQQCQTQPATQAQVLTQVQRSQQPQQQAQVSSSSSGQQPSSSTRYQTRQSVKTVQQKDSPHTTSTSAVTLVTSTPVSASMSSSSSSSTSTTADFQIPTTSADVAADIAKYTNKIMDAIKGTMTEIYNDLTKSTSGNTIAEIRRLRIEIEKLQWLHQQELSEMKHNLELTMAEMRQSLEQERERIVTEVKKQMEVEKQQAVDETKKKQWCANCRKEAIFYCCWNTSYCDYPCQQAHWPEHMKSCTQSATSSQQEQESESSTDATLKAPGQSNNSPRETVSATPADKDSEVDKAKDSVSVTMS; encoded by the exons TTTGGTTGAAGGAGGAGGGAAGGAGTCAGATGCAACTGAAGGGATGGAAATCGCAACACGATCCAAGG TCTCCGATCAAGGGTCAGCAGAAAGGACCGTCCCGAAGCGCAAGGTTTCCAGCCCTCCTCATTCCTCAAATGGACACTCGCCTTCGGAAACCTCCTCTAGTCctgtaaaaaagaagaagaaaccaGGAGCTGTCAATAACAGTAAAGACCAG TCAGAACTAAGACATGGTCCCTTTTACTATGTGAAGCAGCCCGCACTCACCACAGACCCTGTTGATGTTGTACCGCAGGACGGGCGGAATGACTTCTACTGCTGGGTGTGCCACCGCGAGGGCCAGGTGCTCTGCTGTGAGCTCTGCCCACGCGTCTACCACGCTAAGTGCCTCAAACTGGCGGCAGAGCCCGAAGGAGACTGGTTCTGCCCTGAATGTGAG aaaatAACAGTTGCAGAGTGCATAGAGACTCAGAGTAAAGCTATGACGATGCTCACATTGGACCAGCTGTCTTTCCTGCTGAAGTTTGCCCTCCAGAAGATGAAGCAGCCTGGT aCGGAGCCGTTTCAAAAGCCGGTGTCACTGGAACAGCATCCTGATTATGCGGAGTATATATTTCATCCCATGGATCTCTGCACTTTAGAAAAG aatattaaaaagaaaatgtatggcTCCACTGAGGCTTTCCTGGCTGATGTGAAGTGGATTTTGCACAACTGCATCATTTATAATGGAG GCAACCATAAGCTTACAGCAACGGCTAAAGTTATTGTAAAGATCTGTGAACATGAA ATGAATGAGATCGAGGTCTGTCCAGAGTGCTATCTCTCTGCATGCCAGAAAAGGGACAACTGGTTTTGTGAaccatgt AGCAACCCCCACCCTCTGGTCTGGGCCAAGCTGAAGGGATTCCCATTTTGGCCCGCAAAAGCTCTTCGAGACAAAGATGGACAAGTGGATGCACGGTTCTTTGGGCAACATGACAG ggcCTGGGTTCCTATTAACAACTGCTACCTCATGTCCAAAGAGATCCCCTTCTCTGTGAAGAAGACCAAGAGCATCTTTAACAGTGCCATGCAGGAGATGGAAGTATACGTAGAGAACATCCGGAAAAAATTTGGAGTCTTCAATTATGCTCCATTCCGCACACCTTATACACCAGAAAACCAGTTCCAGATGCTCCTGGATCCCGCAAACCCTAGCGCGGGCTTTGTCAAACCTGAAAAACAGGAGAAGATCAAGTTCAGCTTTGATGTAACGGCATCTCCTAAGTTGCTCGTGGGAAAGAGCATGGTGTCCAGTGGAAACCTAGGGAGTGGAAGAGGAAGGCGAATCTCCATGTCGGACATACCTCGTTCACCAATGAGCACGAACTCCTCTGCCCATACGGGATCTGATGGAGAACAGGAGACTGCAGAGAAAGGTCATGTGAGAGCGGCTCTGCCACATTACAACACTGGAGAGGAGTCAGTGGACTGCACTG CATCACCTGCCCCTCCTAGAGCAGGTCTCACAGGAAACACCTTAGAGAGCCCTAAACCTTTCCATTCGCTGGCTCCCAGCACCCCTGTTAAACAGGAGAAGACCCCCACTACTGGCAGCATCCTCAACCTCAACCTCG ATCGTAGTAAAGCAGAGATGGACCTGAAGGAGCTGAGTGAGAGTGtccaacaacaacagcagcaggggGTTCAGCCTTCCCTCACCTCCCCTAAGAGACAGATCAGGAGCCGTTTCCAACTCAACCTGGACAAGACCATCGAGAGCTGCAAAGCACAGCTGG GTATAGACGAAATATCTGAGGATGTGTATAAAGGAGTACAGCACAGTGATTCAGAGGAATCTGACAAGTCTGACTGCAGTGACAGTGAATACGGCAGCGAGGATGAACAGAAATCTAAGAGCAGCCAAGATGACAAAAACGCAGTTGATGATAAAAATGAGAAAGAGCCACCCAAGAAAAAGTCAAAACCATCATTGGCTACTGCTGAGGAAAAAGACAGCAGCACAGAGTCTGTTGCAACAGCCAGTACAACAACCAAAGGAGAAACCAGCCAAAAAACAAGCACCCCCGAGCCTATAGCTAAAGACAAACCAGGTATGGATTCTGAGAAGGAACCTCCTGCACCCCCAGACTCCAGAGAGAAACCCAAGGGCTCTGAAGAGGCCATGCAGCTGGCATCTGTGGATGTAGACTCAGACTCTGAGAGGGAGCTGGTCATCGACCTGGGAGAAGAGCAGGCAGGGAAGGAGAGGAAGAGGAACAAGAAAGATTCAGCCGCTGTCACCGCACTCAAAGAGCCCACAGCCTCCAAACCTGAAG GTAAAGCCACTCCAATTTCAAGCAGCCTAACCCAGCCTCAAATCTCAACGGTCCTTTCCTCCTCCCAAACTGTTAAGGACCCATCTCAGTCCCCATTGGCCTTACCGCTTAACATAATACCCCTCACAGCAGCTCCGACCAGCACCACTCTGACCTCCTCCACCCTCCCCATCACCAGTGCCTCCACCGCCAACAGTTCATCACCCATCTCCACCAACACAGTAAAGAAGCAGCGGCCCTTACTGCCCCGAGAGACTGTACCTGTTGTGCAGCAGGCCGTCGTGTGGAACCCCACCACCAAGTTTCAGACGTCCTCTCAAAAGTGGCACATGCAGAAGGTGCATAGGCAGCAGCAGTGTCAAACGCAACCGGCCACGCAGGCGCAGGTGTTAACGCAGGTGCAGCGCAGCCAACAGCCGCAACAGCAAGCGCAGGTGTCCTCATCCTCGTCGGGGCAGCAGCCTTCATCCAGCACCAGATACCAAACACGACAGTCTGTGAAAA CAGTACAACAGAAAGACTCGCCACACACCACCTCCACCTCTGCCGTCACACTGGTGACCAGCACACCTGTGTCAGCCTCCATGAGCTCTTCCTCTTCATCATCAACATCCACGACTGCAGACTTCCAGATCCCCACCACATCTGCAGATGTAGCAGCGGATATAGCGAAGTACACTAACAAA ATCATGGATGCAATTAAAGGGACAATGACTGAGATATATAATGACCTTACCAAAAGCACGTCGGGAAACACAATAGCAGAG ATTAGAAGGTTACGAATTGAAATCGAAAAACTGCAGTGGTTGCATCAACAAGAATTATCAGAGATGAAGCACAATTTAg AGCTAACCATGGCAGAGATGAGGCAGAGTCTTGAGCAGGAGCGAGAGCGAATCGTGACGGAGGTCAAGAAACAGATGGAGGTGGAGAAACAGCAGGCTGTAGATGAAACTAAAAAGAAGCAATGGTGTGCAAACTGCAGAAAGGAGGCCATATTCTACTGCTGTTGGAACACCAGCTACTGCGACTATCCCTGCCAACAAGCACACTGGCCTGAGCACATGAAGTCATGCACACAGTCTG CAACATCATCACAGCAAGAACAAGAGTCAGAAAGCAGCACAGATGCTACTCTCAAAGCCCCTGGACAGTCGAACAACTCCCCTAGAGAGACTGTATCTGCTACACCTGCAGACAAAGACAGTGAAGTGGATAAAGCCAAGGACAGTGTCTCTGTCACTATGTCCTAG
- the LOC132126082 gene encoding MYND-type zinc finger-containing chromatin reader ZMYND8-like isoform X1: MGHRSDVHIIFRWHFLVEGGGKESDATEGMEIATRSKVSDQGSAERTVPKRKVSSPPHSSNGHSPSETSSSPVKKKKKPGAVNNSKDQSELRHGPFYYVKQPALTTDPVDVVPQDGRNDFYCWVCHREGQVLCCELCPRVYHAKCLKLAAEPEGDWFCPECEKITVAECIETQSKAMTMLTLDQLSFLLKFALQKMKQPGTEPFQKPVSLEQHPDYAEYIFHPMDLCTLEKNIKKKMYGSTEAFLADVKWILHNCIIYNGGNHKLTATAKVIVKICEHEMNEIEVCPECYLSACQKRDNWFCEPCSNPHPLVWAKLKGFPFWPAKALRDKDGQVDARFFGQHDRAWVPINNCYLMSKEIPFSVKKTKSIFNSAMQEMEVYVENIRKKFGVFNYAPFRTPYTPENQFQMLLDPANPSAGFVKPEKQEKIKFSFDVTASPKLLVGKSMVSSGNLGSGRGRRISMSDIPRSPMSTNSSAHTGSDGEQETAEKGHVRAALPHYNTGEESVDCTASPAPPRAGLTGNTLESPKPFHSLAPSTPVKQEKTPTTGSILNLNLDRSKAEMDLKELSESVQQQQQQGVQPSLTSPKRQIRSRFQLNLDKTIESCKAQLGIDEISEDVYKGVQHSDSEESDKSDCSDSEYGSEDEQKSKSSQDDKNAVDDKNEKEPPKKKSKPSLATAEEKDSSTESVATASTTTKGETSQKTSTPEPIAKDKPGMDSEKEPPAPPDSREKPKGSEEAMQLASVDVDSDSERELVIDLGEEQAGKERKRNKKDSAAVTALKEPTASKPEGKATPISSSLTQPQISTVLSSSQTVKDPSQSPLALPLNIIPLTAAPTSTTLTSSTLPITSASTANSSSPISTNTVKKQRPLLPRETVPVVQQAVVWNPTTKFQTSSQKWHMQKVHRQQQCQTQPATQAQVLTQVQRSQQPQQQAQVSSSSSGQQPSSSTRYQTRQSVKTVQQKDSPHTTSTSAVTLVTSTPVSASMSSSSSSSTSTTADFQIPTTSADVAADIAKYTNKIMDAIKGTMTEIYNDLTKSTSGNTIAEIRRLRIEIEKLQWLHQQELSEMKHNLELTMAEMRQSLEQERERIVTEVKKQMEVEKQQAVDETKKKQWCANCRKEAIFYCCWNTSYCDYPCQQAHWPEHMKSCTQSATSSQQEQESESSTDATLKAPGQSNNSPRETVSATPADKDSEVDKAKDSVSVTMS, from the exons TTTGGTTGAAGGAGGAGGGAAGGAGTCAGATGCAACTGAAGGGATGGAAATCGCAACACGATCCAAGG TCTCCGATCAAGGGTCAGCAGAAAGGACCGTCCCGAAGCGCAAGGTTTCCAGCCCTCCTCATTCCTCAAATGGACACTCGCCTTCGGAAACCTCCTCTAGTCctgtaaaaaagaagaagaaaccaGGAGCTGTCAATAACAGTAAAGACCAG TCAGAACTAAGACATGGTCCCTTTTACTATGTGAAGCAGCCCGCACTCACCACAGACCCTGTTGATGTTGTACCGCAGGACGGGCGGAATGACTTCTACTGCTGGGTGTGCCACCGCGAGGGCCAGGTGCTCTGCTGTGAGCTCTGCCCACGCGTCTACCACGCTAAGTGCCTCAAACTGGCGGCAGAGCCCGAAGGAGACTGGTTCTGCCCTGAATGTGAG aaaatAACAGTTGCAGAGTGCATAGAGACTCAGAGTAAAGCTATGACGATGCTCACATTGGACCAGCTGTCTTTCCTGCTGAAGTTTGCCCTCCAGAAGATGAAGCAGCCTGGT aCGGAGCCGTTTCAAAAGCCGGTGTCACTGGAACAGCATCCTGATTATGCGGAGTATATATTTCATCCCATGGATCTCTGCACTTTAGAAAAG aatattaaaaagaaaatgtatggcTCCACTGAGGCTTTCCTGGCTGATGTGAAGTGGATTTTGCACAACTGCATCATTTATAATGGAG GCAACCATAAGCTTACAGCAACGGCTAAAGTTATTGTAAAGATCTGTGAACATGAA ATGAATGAGATCGAGGTCTGTCCAGAGTGCTATCTCTCTGCATGCCAGAAAAGGGACAACTGGTTTTGTGAaccatgt AGCAACCCCCACCCTCTGGTCTGGGCCAAGCTGAAGGGATTCCCATTTTGGCCCGCAAAAGCTCTTCGAGACAAAGATGGACAAGTGGATGCACGGTTCTTTGGGCAACATGACAG ggcCTGGGTTCCTATTAACAACTGCTACCTCATGTCCAAAGAGATCCCCTTCTCTGTGAAGAAGACCAAGAGCATCTTTAACAGTGCCATGCAGGAGATGGAAGTATACGTAGAGAACATCCGGAAAAAATTTGGAGTCTTCAATTATGCTCCATTCCGCACACCTTATACACCAGAAAACCAGTTCCAGATGCTCCTGGATCCCGCAAACCCTAGCGCGGGCTTTGTCAAACCTGAAAAACAGGAGAAGATCAAGTTCAGCTTTGATGTAACGGCATCTCCTAAGTTGCTCGTGGGAAAGAGCATGGTGTCCAGTGGAAACCTAGGGAGTGGAAGAGGAAGGCGAATCTCCATGTCGGACATACCTCGTTCACCAATGAGCACGAACTCCTCTGCCCATACGGGATCTGATGGAGAACAGGAGACTGCAGAGAAAGGTCATGTGAGAGCGGCTCTGCCACATTACAACACTGGAGAGGAGTCAGTGGACTGCACTG CATCACCTGCCCCTCCTAGAGCAGGTCTCACAGGAAACACCTTAGAGAGCCCTAAACCTTTCCATTCGCTGGCTCCCAGCACCCCTGTTAAACAGGAGAAGACCCCCACTACTGGCAGCATCCTCAACCTCAACCTCG ATCGTAGTAAAGCAGAGATGGACCTGAAGGAGCTGAGTGAGAGTGtccaacaacaacagcagcaggggGTTCAGCCTTCCCTCACCTCCCCTAAGAGACAGATCAGGAGCCGTTTCCAACTCAACCTGGACAAGACCATCGAGAGCTGCAAAGCACAGCTGG GTATAGACGAAATATCTGAGGATGTGTATAAAGGAGTACAGCACAGTGATTCAGAGGAATCTGACAAGTCTGACTGCAGTGACAGTGAATACGGCAGCGAGGATGAACAGAAATCTAAGAGCAGCCAAGATGACAAAAACGCAGTTGATGATAAAAATGAGAAAGAGCCACCCAAGAAAAAGTCAAAACCATCATTGGCTACTGCTGAGGAAAAAGACAGCAGCACAGAGTCTGTTGCAACAGCCAGTACAACAACCAAAGGAGAAACCAGCCAAAAAACAAGCACCCCCGAGCCTATAGCTAAAGACAAACCAGGTATGGATTCTGAGAAGGAACCTCCTGCACCCCCAGACTCCAGAGAGAAACCCAAGGGCTCTGAAGAGGCCATGCAGCTGGCATCTGTGGATGTAGACTCAGACTCTGAGAGGGAGCTGGTCATCGACCTGGGAGAAGAGCAGGCAGGGAAGGAGAGGAAGAGGAACAAGAAAGATTCAGCCGCTGTCACCGCACTCAAAGAGCCCACAGCCTCCAAACCTGAAG GTAAAGCCACTCCAATTTCAAGCAGCCTAACCCAGCCTCAAATCTCAACGGTCCTTTCCTCCTCCCAAACTGTTAAGGACCCATCTCAGTCCCCATTGGCCTTACCGCTTAACATAATACCCCTCACAGCAGCTCCGACCAGCACCACTCTGACCTCCTCCACCCTCCCCATCACCAGTGCCTCCACCGCCAACAGTTCATCACCCATCTCCACCAACACAGTAAAGAAGCAGCGGCCCTTACTGCCCCGAGAGACTGTACCTGTTGTGCAGCAGGCCGTCGTGTGGAACCCCACCACCAAGTTTCAGACGTCCTCTCAAAAGTGGCACATGCAGAAGGTGCATAGGCAGCAGCAGTGTCAAACGCAACCGGCCACGCAGGCGCAGGTGTTAACGCAGGTGCAGCGCAGCCAACAGCCGCAACAGCAAGCGCAGGTGTCCTCATCCTCGTCGGGGCAGCAGCCTTCATCCAGCACCAGATACCAAACACGACAGTCTGTGAAAA CAGTACAACAGAAAGACTCGCCACACACCACCTCCACCTCTGCCGTCACACTGGTGACCAGCACACCTGTGTCAGCCTCCATGAGCTCTTCCTCTTCATCATCAACATCCACGACTGCAGACTTCCAGATCCCCACCACATCTGCAGATGTAGCAGCGGATATAGCGAAGTACACTAACAAA ATCATGGATGCAATTAAAGGGACAATGACTGAGATATATAATGACCTTACCAAAAGCACGTCGGGAAACACAATAGCAGAG ATTAGAAGGTTACGAATTGAAATCGAAAAACTGCAGTGGTTGCATCAACAAGAATTATCAGAGATGAAGCACAATTTAg AGCTAACCATGGCAGAGATGAGGCAGAGTCTTGAGCAGGAGCGAGAGCGAATCGTGACGGAGGTCAAGAAACAGATGGAGGTGGAGAAACAGCAGGCTGTAGATGAAACTAAAAAGAAGCAATGGTGTGCAAACTGCAGAAAGGAGGCCATATTCTACTGCTGTTGGAACACCAGCTACTGCGACTATCCCTGCCAACAAGCACACTGGCCTGAGCACATGAAGTCATGCACACAGTCTG CAACATCATCACAGCAAGAACAAGAGTCAGAAAGCAGCACAGATGCTACTCTCAAAGCCCCTGGACAGTCGAACAACTCCCCTAGAGAGACTGTATCTGCTACACCTGCAGACAAAGACAGTGAAGTGGATAAAGCCAAGGACAGTGTCTCTGTCACTATGTCCTAG
- the LOC132126082 gene encoding MYND-type zinc finger-containing chromatin reader ZMYND8-like isoform X6, with the protein MEIATRSKVSDQGSAERTVPKRKVSSPPHSSNGHSPSETSSSPVKKKKKPGAVNNSKDQSELRHGPFYYVKQPALTTDPVDVVPQDGRNDFYCWVCHREGQVLCCELCPRVYHAKCLKLAAEPEGDWFCPECEKITVAECIETQSKAMTMLTLDQLSFLLKFALQKMKQPGTEPFQKPVSLEQHPDYAEYIFHPMDLCTLEKNIKKKMYGSTEAFLADVKWILHNCIIYNGGNHKLTATAKVIVKICEHEMNEIEVCPECYLSACQKRDNWFCEPCSNPHPLVWAKLKGFPFWPAKALRDKDGQVDARFFGQHDRAWVPINNCYLMSKEIPFSVKKTKSIFNSAMQEMEVYVENIRKKFGVFNYAPFRTPYTPENQFQMLLDPANPSAGFVKPEKQEKIKFSFDVTASPKLLVGKSMVSSGNLGSGRGRRISMSDIPRSPMSTNSSAHTGSDGEQETAEKGHVRAALPHYNTGEESVDCTASPAPPRAGLTGNTLESPKPFHSLAPSTPVKQEKTPTTGSILNLNLDRSKAEMDLKELSESVQQQQQQGVQPSLTSPKRQIRSRFQLNLDKTIESCKAQLGIDEISEDVYKGVQHSDSEESDKSDCSDSEYGSEDEQKSKSSQDDKNAVDDKNEKEPPKKKSKPSLATAEEKDSSTESVATASTTTKGETSQKTSTPEPIAKDKPGMDSEKEPPAPPDSREKPKGSEEAMQLASVDVDSDSERELVIDLGEEQAGKERKRNKKDSAAVTALKEPTASKPEGKATPISSSLTQPQISTVLSSSQTVKDPSQSPLALPLNIIPLTAAPTSTTLTSSTLPITSASTANSSSPISTNTVKKQRPLLPRETVPVVQQAVVWNPTTKFQTSSQKWHMQKVHRQQQCQTQPATQAQVLTQVQRSQQPQQQAQVSSSSSGQQPSSSTRYQTRQSVKTVQQKDSPHTTSTSAVTLVTSTPVSASMSSSSSSSTSTTADFQIPTTSADVAADIAKYTNKIMDAIKGTMTEIYNDLTKSTSGNTIAEIRRLRIEIEKLQWLHQQELSEMKHNLELTMAEMRQSLEQERERIVTEVKKQMEVEKQQAVDETKKKQWCANCRKEAIFYCCWNTSYCDYPCQQAHWPEHMKSCTQSATSSQQEQESESSTDATLKAPGQSNNSPRETVSATPADKDSEVDKAKDSVSVTMS; encoded by the exons ATGGAAATCGCAACACGATCCAAGG TCTCCGATCAAGGGTCAGCAGAAAGGACCGTCCCGAAGCGCAAGGTTTCCAGCCCTCCTCATTCCTCAAATGGACACTCGCCTTCGGAAACCTCCTCTAGTCctgtaaaaaagaagaagaaaccaGGAGCTGTCAATAACAGTAAAGACCAG TCAGAACTAAGACATGGTCCCTTTTACTATGTGAAGCAGCCCGCACTCACCACAGACCCTGTTGATGTTGTACCGCAGGACGGGCGGAATGACTTCTACTGCTGGGTGTGCCACCGCGAGGGCCAGGTGCTCTGCTGTGAGCTCTGCCCACGCGTCTACCACGCTAAGTGCCTCAAACTGGCGGCAGAGCCCGAAGGAGACTGGTTCTGCCCTGAATGTGAG aaaatAACAGTTGCAGAGTGCATAGAGACTCAGAGTAAAGCTATGACGATGCTCACATTGGACCAGCTGTCTTTCCTGCTGAAGTTTGCCCTCCAGAAGATGAAGCAGCCTGGT aCGGAGCCGTTTCAAAAGCCGGTGTCACTGGAACAGCATCCTGATTATGCGGAGTATATATTTCATCCCATGGATCTCTGCACTTTAGAAAAG aatattaaaaagaaaatgtatggcTCCACTGAGGCTTTCCTGGCTGATGTGAAGTGGATTTTGCACAACTGCATCATTTATAATGGAG GCAACCATAAGCTTACAGCAACGGCTAAAGTTATTGTAAAGATCTGTGAACATGAA ATGAATGAGATCGAGGTCTGTCCAGAGTGCTATCTCTCTGCATGCCAGAAAAGGGACAACTGGTTTTGTGAaccatgt AGCAACCCCCACCCTCTGGTCTGGGCCAAGCTGAAGGGATTCCCATTTTGGCCCGCAAAAGCTCTTCGAGACAAAGATGGACAAGTGGATGCACGGTTCTTTGGGCAACATGACAG ggcCTGGGTTCCTATTAACAACTGCTACCTCATGTCCAAAGAGATCCCCTTCTCTGTGAAGAAGACCAAGAGCATCTTTAACAGTGCCATGCAGGAGATGGAAGTATACGTAGAGAACATCCGGAAAAAATTTGGAGTCTTCAATTATGCTCCATTCCGCACACCTTATACACCAGAAAACCAGTTCCAGATGCTCCTGGATCCCGCAAACCCTAGCGCGGGCTTTGTCAAACCTGAAAAACAGGAGAAGATCAAGTTCAGCTTTGATGTAACGGCATCTCCTAAGTTGCTCGTGGGAAAGAGCATGGTGTCCAGTGGAAACCTAGGGAGTGGAAGAGGAAGGCGAATCTCCATGTCGGACATACCTCGTTCACCAATGAGCACGAACTCCTCTGCCCATACGGGATCTGATGGAGAACAGGAGACTGCAGAGAAAGGTCATGTGAGAGCGGCTCTGCCACATTACAACACTGGAGAGGAGTCAGTGGACTGCACTG CATCACCTGCCCCTCCTAGAGCAGGTCTCACAGGAAACACCTTAGAGAGCCCTAAACCTTTCCATTCGCTGGCTCCCAGCACCCCTGTTAAACAGGAGAAGACCCCCACTACTGGCAGCATCCTCAACCTCAACCTCG ATCGTAGTAAAGCAGAGATGGACCTGAAGGAGCTGAGTGAGAGTGtccaacaacaacagcagcaggggGTTCAGCCTTCCCTCACCTCCCCTAAGAGACAGATCAGGAGCCGTTTCCAACTCAACCTGGACAAGACCATCGAGAGCTGCAAAGCACAGCTGG GTATAGACGAAATATCTGAGGATGTGTATAAAGGAGTACAGCACAGTGATTCAGAGGAATCTGACAAGTCTGACTGCAGTGACAGTGAATACGGCAGCGAGGATGAACAGAAATCTAAGAGCAGCCAAGATGACAAAAACGCAGTTGATGATAAAAATGAGAAAGAGCCACCCAAGAAAAAGTCAAAACCATCATTGGCTACTGCTGAGGAAAAAGACAGCAGCACAGAGTCTGTTGCAACAGCCAGTACAACAACCAAAGGAGAAACCAGCCAAAAAACAAGCACCCCCGAGCCTATAGCTAAAGACAAACCAGGTATGGATTCTGAGAAGGAACCTCCTGCACCCCCAGACTCCAGAGAGAAACCCAAGGGCTCTGAAGAGGCCATGCAGCTGGCATCTGTGGATGTAGACTCAGACTCTGAGAGGGAGCTGGTCATCGACCTGGGAGAAGAGCAGGCAGGGAAGGAGAGGAAGAGGAACAAGAAAGATTCAGCCGCTGTCACCGCACTCAAAGAGCCCACAGCCTCCAAACCTGAAG GTAAAGCCACTCCAATTTCAAGCAGCCTAACCCAGCCTCAAATCTCAACGGTCCTTTCCTCCTCCCAAACTGTTAAGGACCCATCTCAGTCCCCATTGGCCTTACCGCTTAACATAATACCCCTCACAGCAGCTCCGACCAGCACCACTCTGACCTCCTCCACCCTCCCCATCACCAGTGCCTCCACCGCCAACAGTTCATCACCCATCTCCACCAACACAGTAAAGAAGCAGCGGCCCTTACTGCCCCGAGAGACTGTACCTGTTGTGCAGCAGGCCGTCGTGTGGAACCCCACCACCAAGTTTCAGACGTCCTCTCAAAAGTGGCACATGCAGAAGGTGCATAGGCAGCAGCAGTGTCAAACGCAACCGGCCACGCAGGCGCAGGTGTTAACGCAGGTGCAGCGCAGCCAACAGCCGCAACAGCAAGCGCAGGTGTCCTCATCCTCGTCGGGGCAGCAGCCTTCATCCAGCACCAGATACCAAACACGACAGTCTGTGAAAA CAGTACAACAGAAAGACTCGCCACACACCACCTCCACCTCTGCCGTCACACTGGTGACCAGCACACCTGTGTCAGCCTCCATGAGCTCTTCCTCTTCATCATCAACATCCACGACTGCAGACTTCCAGATCCCCACCACATCTGCAGATGTAGCAGCGGATATAGCGAAGTACACTAACAAA ATCATGGATGCAATTAAAGGGACAATGACTGAGATATATAATGACCTTACCAAAAGCACGTCGGGAAACACAATAGCAGAG ATTAGAAGGTTACGAATTGAAATCGAAAAACTGCAGTGGTTGCATCAACAAGAATTATCAGAGATGAAGCACAATTTAg AGCTAACCATGGCAGAGATGAGGCAGAGTCTTGAGCAGGAGCGAGAGCGAATCGTGACGGAGGTCAAGAAACAGATGGAGGTGGAGAAACAGCAGGCTGTAGATGAAACTAAAAAGAAGCAATGGTGTGCAAACTGCAGAAAGGAGGCCATATTCTACTGCTGTTGGAACACCAGCTACTGCGACTATCCCTGCCAACAAGCACACTGGCCTGAGCACATGAAGTCATGCACACAGTCTG CAACATCATCACAGCAAGAACAAGAGTCAGAAAGCAGCACAGATGCTACTCTCAAAGCCCCTGGACAGTCGAACAACTCCCCTAGAGAGACTGTATCTGCTACACCTGCAGACAAAGACAGTGAAGTGGATAAAGCCAAGGACAGTGTCTCTGTCACTATGTCCTAG